A single region of the Gorilla gorilla gorilla isolate KB3781 chromosome 1, NHGRI_mGorGor1-v2.1_pri, whole genome shotgun sequence genome encodes:
- the MTARC2 gene encoding mitochondrial amidoxime reducing component 2 isoform X2 encodes MGASSSSALARLGLPARPWPRWLGVAALGLAAVALGTVAWRRAWPRRRRRLQQVGTVAKLWIYPVKSCKGVPVSEAECTAMGLRSGNLRDRFWLVIKEDGHMVTARQEPRLVLVSIIYENNCLIFRAPDMDQLVLPSKQPSSNKLHNCRIFGLDTKGRDCGNEAAKWFTDFLKTEAYRLVQFETNMKGRTSRKLLPTLDQNFQVAYPDYCPLLIMTDASLVDLNTRMEKKMKMENFRPNIVVTGCDAFEEASATRRD; translated from the exons ATGGGCGCCTCCAGCTCCTCCGCGctggcccgcctcggcctcccagcccGGCCCTGGCCCAGGTGGCTCGGGGTCGCCGCGCTAGGACTGGCCGCCGTGGCCCTGGGGACTGTCGCCTGGCGCCGAGCATGGCCCAGGCGGCGCCGGCGGCTGCAGCAGGTGGGCACCGTGGCGAAGCTCTGGATCTACCCGGTGAAATCCTGCAAAGGGGTGCCGGTGAGCGAGGCTGAATGCACGGCCATGGGGCTGCGCAGCGGCAACCTGCGGGACAG GTTTTGGCTGGTGATTAAGGAAGATGGACACATGGTCACTGCCCGTCAGGAGCCTCGCCTCGTGCTCGTCTCCATCATTTATGAGAACAACTGCCTGATCTTCAGGGCTCCAGACATGGACCAGCTGGTTTTGCCTAGCAAGCAGCCTTCCTCAAACAAACTCCACAACTGCAG GATATTTGGCCTTGACACTAAAGGCAGAGACTGTGGCAATGAGGCAGCTAAGTGGTTCACCGACTTCTTGAAAACTGAAGCGTATAGATTGGTTCAATTTGAGACAAACATGAAGGGAAGAACATCAAGAAAACTTCTCCCCACTCTTGATCAGAATTTCCAG GTGGCCTACCCAGACTACTGCCCACTGCTGATCATGACAGATGCCTCCCTGGTAGATTTGAATACCAGgatggagaagaaaatgaaaatggagaaTTTCAGGCCAAATATTGTGGTGACCGGCTGTGATGCTTTTGAGGAG